Proteins encoded together in one Nostoc sp. PCC 7524 window:
- a CDS encoding HAD family hydrolase, whose amino-acid sequence MSLKAILFDFNGVIINDERIHLQLIDEILLQENLQPQKVKERQASLGRSDRACFQELLASRGRVVSEEYLTQLLHRKAEAYVLELDKLEKLPIYPGVEDLIYQVRSQHLKLAIVSGALHQEIELVLERAKLAEYFTVIVAGDDITTSKPQPDGYLLAVARLNQEYPDLNLQPQECLAIEDTPAGIQAAKHAQMQVLGVANTYPFHMLQRCCNWTVDYLTDLELERVQQVFSGKQPLPSMSEC is encoded by the coding sequence ATGAGTTTAAAGGCAATTCTGTTTGATTTTAATGGCGTAATCATTAATGACGAGCGCATCCACCTACAACTGATAGATGAAATTCTACTGCAAGAAAATCTGCAACCCCAAAAAGTTAAAGAGCGTCAAGCTTCATTAGGACGCAGCGATCGCGCTTGTTTTCAAGAATTGCTAGCAAGTCGTGGTAGAGTCGTGAGTGAAGAATACTTAACCCAGCTACTCCACCGCAAAGCTGAAGCTTATGTACTGGAACTGGATAAGCTAGAAAAGCTGCCCATATATCCAGGTGTAGAAGACTTGATATATCAGGTGCGTTCCCAGCATCTCAAACTAGCTATAGTCAGTGGTGCGCTGCATCAAGAAATTGAATTGGTATTAGAGCGAGCCAAACTAGCAGAATATTTTACAGTGATCGTGGCTGGGGATGACATCACTACCAGTAAACCCCAACCAGATGGTTATTTACTCGCAGTTGCACGCCTCAATCAGGAGTATCCCGACTTAAATCTCCAACCCCAAGAATGCTTGGCAATTGAAGATACCCCAGCAGGTATCCAAGCCGCGAAACACGCACAAATGCAAGTGTTGGGTGTAGCTAATACTTATCCCTTCCATATGCTCCAGCGTTGCTGTAACTGGACGGTAGATTATCTGACTGACTTAGAACTAGAACGAGTACAACAAGTGTTTTCTGGTAAACAGCCCCTGCCCAGCATGAGTGAATGTTAA
- a CDS encoding class I SAM-dependent methyltransferase, whose amino-acid sequence MTARQNTIWESFLSPVVRFFIDEEKLRRYAESIDWEKESDKFRRGDVTIPAYYINQNFHGVERGYLNPSAAVTYDPITEYVLPPNETLVRQALIDAVKVQPRRILDLGCGTGSTTLLLKQAFPQAEVIGLDLSPYMLVRAEDKARTADLDIIWRHGNAEKTSFPDAAFDLVTAALLFHEIPVDVSQTILQECFRLLVAGGQVLILDGNQKTLRQLDWLNNVFEEPYIREYAADSIDARMGAVGFEAVRTEEVWWIHQVTSGVKPIPITDARTSAKVRQYIPAIDNNNLEGLESPAFGITA is encoded by the coding sequence ATGACGGCACGTCAAAATACTATTTGGGAAAGTTTTTTATCGCCTGTAGTACGTTTTTTTATTGATGAAGAGAAATTGCGGCGTTACGCTGAAAGTATCGATTGGGAGAAAGAAAGCGACAAGTTCCGACGGGGCGATGTGACAATTCCCGCGTACTACATTAACCAAAACTTTCACGGTGTCGAGAGGGGATATCTTAATCCTAGTGCGGCTGTCACCTACGACCCCATTACCGAATACGTCTTACCACCCAATGAAACTTTGGTGCGTCAAGCCTTAATTGATGCGGTGAAAGTCCAACCCCGGCGCATACTTGACTTAGGGTGTGGTACAGGTTCTACAACTTTGTTATTAAAGCAAGCGTTCCCCCAAGCAGAAGTCATCGGTTTGGATTTATCACCCTATATGCTGGTAAGAGCCGAAGATAAAGCTAGAACTGCGGATTTGGATATCATTTGGCGACACGGAAACGCCGAAAAAACTAGCTTCCCAGATGCTGCCTTTGATTTGGTGACGGCTGCTTTACTATTTCACGAAATACCAGTTGATGTATCCCAAACCATTCTCCAGGAATGCTTTCGGTTATTGGTAGCTGGGGGACAAGTGTTAATTCTCGATGGAAATCAGAAAACCCTACGTCAATTAGATTGGCTCAATAATGTCTTTGAAGAGCCTTACATTCGTGAGTATGCGGCGGATAGTATAGATGCGCGGATGGGTGCGGTGGGGTTTGAAGCAGTGCGAACCGAAGAAGTGTGGTGGATACATCAAGTAACTAGCGGTGTCAAACCCATTCCTATAACAGATGCAAGGACTTCAGCAAAAGTCAGACAATATATACCAGCAATAGATAATAATAATTTGGAGGGTCTAGAGTCTCCAGCTTTTGGCATAACGGCATGA